A window from Hoeflea sp. IMCC20628 encodes these proteins:
- the arcC gene encoding carbamate kinase yields the protein MLVVAAVGGNALLQRGQPLTAEAQRANVKTAAQALAAIVRGGHQLIVTHGNGPQVGLLALQGAAYKPDEAYPLDILGAETEGMIGYLIEQELENALGHDHAVATLLTQVIVDAHDPAFATPTKFVGPVYSKQEAETRASAAGWQIAQDGDYWRRVVASPKPLEIPDLRVLRLLLDQGVIVICAGGGGIPVLRKTDGSLIGVEAVIDKDAASALLAADIGADALLLLTDVDAVYQGFGTDAAIPLDRLTPDEARALDMPKGSMGPKLRAASDFADRGGVSGIGRLADAMSILDGTAGTRVLRRSEAPK from the coding sequence ATGCTGGTTGTGGCAGCCGTGGGCGGCAACGCGCTTTTGCAACGGGGCCAGCCCCTGACCGCCGAAGCGCAGCGCGCCAATGTCAAGACGGCTGCCCAGGCGCTGGCCGCAATCGTGCGCGGTGGACACCAGTTGATTGTCACTCATGGCAATGGCCCGCAGGTTGGTCTGCTGGCGCTGCAGGGCGCTGCCTACAAGCCCGACGAGGCCTATCCGCTGGATATTCTCGGGGCAGAAACCGAAGGCATGATCGGCTATCTGATCGAGCAGGAACTGGAAAACGCGCTCGGCCACGATCATGCGGTCGCAACGCTTTTGACCCAGGTGATTGTGGATGCTCATGATCCTGCCTTCGCCACACCAACCAAATTCGTCGGGCCTGTTTATTCGAAGCAGGAGGCTGAGACACGGGCCAGCGCGGCGGGATGGCAAATTGCGCAGGACGGAGACTATTGGCGGCGTGTGGTCGCGTCTCCGAAGCCGTTGGAAATTCCCGATCTGCGCGTATTGCGATTGCTGCTGGATCAGGGCGTGATCGTGATTTGTGCAGGTGGTGGAGGCATCCCTGTGTTGCGCAAGACGGATGGCAGTCTCATCGGGGTTGAAGCGGTGATCGACAAGGATGCCGCCAGTGCGCTTCTGGCCGCCGATATCGGTGCGGATGCCTTGCTATTGCTGACTGATGTCGATGCGGTCTACCAGGGGTTTGGCACGGATGCTGCCATACCGCTTGACCGGCTGACACCGGATGAAGCGCGCGCGCTCGATATGCCAAAGGGGTCGATGGGGCCAAAGTTGCGCGCCGCCAGCGATTTTGCGGATCGTGGCGGTGTTTCGGGGATCGGCCGGTTGGCCGATGCAATGTCCATCCTTGATGGCACGGCTGGCACCCGCGTGTTAAGGAGATCTGAGGCACCCAAATGA
- the atpD gene encoding F0F1 ATP synthase subunit beta, with translation MSTTALPEPDTQTDGRIAAIRGGVVDVAFEGPVPKIHDLLYAGEVALEVAGLIGHGMVRAMALAPVRGLGLGMTVKATGGPIMVPVGDAVLGRMLDVFGAPIDGRPAPVATARRSIHQPPPKLSDRVLHSKILETGIKAIDLLSPIERGGKTGLFGGAGVGKTVLITELINNTVQHHKGVSLFCGIGERSREAEELYREMGEAGVRDKTVMIFGQMNEAPGVRFLVGNTALTMAEYFREDKGQDVLLLIDNIFRFVQAGSEVSGLMGRMPSRVGYQPTLATELAGLEERITSTKRGAITSIQAVYVPADDFTDPAAAHIFSHLSASVVLSRKRASEGLYPAVDPLASASVMLTPSVVGQRHYDIARAVRRTLAEYEELRDIIAMLGLEELSAADRATVARARRLERFLTQPFFTTGSFSGMEGKMVPIADTLTGCETILGQTQFDLPESAYYMIGSLDDLEAKS, from the coding sequence ATGAGCACCACGGCCCTTCCCGAACCTGACACACAGACTGATGGTCGCATCGCTGCCATTCGCGGTGGTGTTGTCGATGTGGCGTTCGAGGGACCTGTTCCCAAGATTCACGATCTGCTTTACGCCGGAGAGGTCGCGTTGGAAGTGGCCGGCCTGATCGGCCACGGCATGGTTCGGGCCATGGCACTGGCGCCGGTGCGCGGGCTTGGCCTTGGCATGACAGTCAAGGCGACCGGAGGGCCAATCATGGTTCCTGTGGGTGACGCCGTTCTGGGTCGGATGCTGGATGTTTTCGGCGCGCCAATTGATGGCCGTCCTGCCCCGGTGGCAACAGCACGCCGCTCTATTCACCAACCCCCGCCAAAGCTCAGCGATCGCGTGCTGCACTCCAAGATTCTCGAGACAGGGATCAAGGCTATCGATCTGCTGTCGCCGATTGAACGGGGCGGCAAGACCGGGCTGTTTGGCGGCGCGGGCGTGGGCAAGACTGTTTTGATCACCGAGCTGATCAACAACACTGTGCAACACCACAAGGGGGTGAGCCTGTTCTGCGGGATCGGCGAACGGTCGCGTGAGGCGGAGGAGCTGTACCGCGAGATGGGCGAGGCGGGCGTGCGCGATAAGACCGTGATGATTTTCGGCCAGATGAACGAAGCTCCTGGCGTACGGTTTCTGGTGGGCAACACCGCATTGACGATGGCCGAGTATTTCCGTGAAGACAAAGGACAAGACGTTCTGTTGTTGATCGACAACATCTTCCGCTTCGTCCAGGCGGGGTCCGAGGTTTCGGGCCTTATGGGGCGAATGCCGTCCCGTGTCGGATACCAGCCGACCCTGGCCACCGAACTTGCCGGTCTGGAAGAACGGATTACCTCGACCAAGCGCGGCGCGATTACATCGATCCAGGCAGTCTATGTGCCCGCCGACGATTTCACAGACCCGGCCGCGGCACATATCTTCTCGCATCTTTCGGCATCGGTGGTGCTGTCGCGCAAGCGGGCAAGCGAGGGGCTCTATCCGGCTGTCGATCCGTTGGCATCGGCCTCGGTGATGTTGACACCTTCGGTGGTCGGGCAACGGCACTATGATATCGCCCGCGCAGTGCGCAGGACCTTGGCCGAGTATGAGGAACTGCGCGATATCATCGCCATGCTCGGACTTGAGGAACTGTCGGCGGCTGACCGCGCCACTGTGGCGCGGGCCCGGCGACTGGAGAGGTTTCTCACTCAGCCCTTTTTCACGACGGGCTCCTTCAGCGGTATGGAAGGCAAGATGGTGCCGATCGCCGATACGCTGACCGGCTGCGAGACGATTCTCGGGCAAACCCAGTTCGACCTTCCCGAAAGCGCCTATTACATGATTGGCAGCCTGGATGATCTGGAGGCAAAATCATGA
- a CDS encoding ATPase, with product MSMAPDMNVILRLPDRTLFDGRATRVTAVAPNGAFGIWPNHVDFVTALVPSVMTLCLVDGSEAIFGLDEGLLVKKGHNLAVAAMRGVHGDDLESLQDTVETSFIQMDEDERQARSALSRLEADMVRRFAELRRPQQ from the coding sequence ATGAGCATGGCACCCGACATGAATGTCATCCTGCGCCTGCCTGATCGCACGCTGTTCGACGGGCGCGCTACGCGTGTGACGGCGGTTGCCCCGAATGGTGCATTCGGCATCTGGCCCAATCACGTTGATTTTGTCACCGCGCTTGTGCCGTCGGTCATGACGCTGTGCCTTGTCGATGGATCCGAGGCAATCTTCGGTCTCGATGAAGGTTTGCTGGTGAAAAAGGGGCACAATTTGGCCGTTGCAGCCATGCGCGGTGTCCATGGCGATGATCTCGAAAGTTTGCAGGACACCGTGGAGACGAGCTTCATTCAGATGGATGAGGACGAGCGCCAGGCACGTTCCGCGCTGTCGCGGCTTGAGGCAGACATGGTCCGGCGCTTTGCTGAACTGCGGAGGCCGCAGCAATGA
- a CDS encoding AtpZ/AtpI family protein, producing the protein MTQKPDKPTEDIGRHAKRMKSTRENPGPSPLMGISTFGMIGWSVAVPTVGGALLGIWLDRVAPQSFSWTISLILGGVVLGAFIAGMWMNKEGGRK; encoded by the coding sequence ATGACGCAGAAACCCGACAAGCCCACCGAGGATATCGGCCGCCATGCCAAGCGGATGAAATCGACGCGCGAAAATCCGGGTCCGAGTCCGCTTATGGGCATCAGTACCTTCGGGATGATTGGCTGGTCGGTCGCAGTACCCACGGTCGGCGGCGCGCTTCTGGGGATCTGGCTCGACCGTGTGGCTCCACAAAGCTTCTCGTGGACCATCAGCCTGATCCTGGGCGGCGTCGTTCTTGGCGCGTTCATCGCCGGGATGTGGATGAACAAGGAAGGGGGGCGCAAATGA
- a CDS encoding F0F1 ATP synthase subunit A, giving the protein MNLSPDQTIMFEIWGIPINATIFYTWVVMAVLTLVSMLITRNLRPDVPPNRWRTMLEVVLQGIQGQIQEIAPGPSRHLLYFSGTLFLYVAMSNLLLVVPGFEPPTSSLSTTTALALSVVIAVPLFGIFSRGLGGYLKTYLEPSFIMLPFNIIAEFTRAISLAMRLYGNIMSGAVIGVILLSVVPFFFPVVMDLLGLLTGMIQAYIFAILATVYISAATAPQKSLQPERDTP; this is encoded by the coding sequence ATGAACCTGTCACCCGATCAAACCATCATGTTCGAGATCTGGGGCATCCCGATCAACGCAACCATTTTCTACACCTGGGTTGTGATGGCCGTGCTGACGCTCGTGTCGATGCTGATCACCCGCAATCTGCGACCCGATGTGCCGCCCAACCGCTGGCGGACGATGCTGGAAGTCGTCCTGCAGGGCATTCAGGGACAGATCCAGGAAATCGCCCCGGGTCCCTCGCGGCACTTGCTCTATTTCTCGGGAACACTGTTCCTCTACGTCGCCATGTCCAACCTGCTGCTGGTCGTTCCGGGGTTTGAACCGCCGACATCCTCGTTGTCGACGACAACTGCGCTGGCGCTTTCCGTTGTGATTGCGGTGCCGCTCTTTGGCATCTTCAGCCGGGGACTGGGCGGCTACCTTAAAACATATCTGGAGCCCTCATTCATAATGCTCCCCTTCAACATCATTGCGGAATTTACGCGGGCGATATCCCTGGCGATGCGCCTCTACGGCAATATCATGAGCGGAGCCGTCATCGGGGTCATTTTGCTGAGCGTGGTTCCGTTCTTCTTTCCCGTGGTGATGGATTTGCTGGGCCTTCTGACCGGGATGATCCAGGCCTACATCTTCGCAATTCTGGCGACGGTCTACATCTCCGCCGCCACCGCTCCTCAAAAATCCTTACAGCCTGAAAGGGATACCCCATGA
- a CDS encoding F0F1 ATP synthase subunit C yields MTDLGIIAAISIFTAGLTVSFGAIGPALGEGRTAATALSAIAQQPDAASTISRTLFVSLAMIESTAIYCFVVAMILIFANPFWTAALEAAKVAGN; encoded by the coding sequence ATGACAGACCTTGGCATCATCGCCGCAATTTCCATCTTTACAGCCGGGCTGACCGTGTCGTTCGGCGCCATCGGTCCGGCCCTTGGTGAAGGACGCACCGCAGCAACGGCACTCAGCGCGATCGCACAGCAGCCTGATGCTGCCTCGACAATTTCGCGTACCCTGTTCGTCAGCCTCGCGATGATCGAGTCGACCGCGATTTACTGTTTCGTCGTCGCCATGATCCTGATCTTTGCGAACCCTTTCTGGACTGCGGCTTTGGAAGCTGCAAAAGTTGCAGGCAACTGA
- a CDS encoding ATP synthase subunit B encodes MSIDWITVAAQIANFLVLVWLLKRFFYRPILAGIDAREAEIADRMKAAVLAKEKAETAEADYHEKVRALHVAQSEMAETIRKKAEEQRDALLAEARERMNREYVTWTAHLDEETKKFTTGMHQAGARAMLSLMRKALSDLADQGLERQMAHHLAQRVKLTAADLRHTAGQPASAVVTSHETLSSSAQDELTAELQTVFPDIAVHFETDAKQSPGLVLRMGGAELAWTVDSYVDGLDAVIGEQLSKASQPEVRRHEH; translated from the coding sequence ATGTCCATTGACTGGATCACCGTCGCGGCTCAGATCGCCAATTTTCTGGTGCTGGTCTGGCTACTGAAGCGATTTTTTTACCGTCCCATCCTGGCCGGCATCGATGCACGTGAGGCAGAGATTGCGGACAGGATGAAAGCCGCCGTGCTTGCGAAGGAAAAGGCTGAAACCGCCGAAGCAGATTACCACGAAAAGGTTCGGGCGCTGCATGTCGCGCAATCCGAAATGGCTGAAACGATCAGAAAAAAAGCCGAGGAACAACGTGATGCGCTTCTCGCCGAGGCGCGGGAACGAATGAACCGTGAGTATGTGACGTGGACCGCGCATCTTGACGAGGAGACGAAAAAATTCACCACCGGGATGCATCAGGCGGGGGCAAGGGCGATGTTGTCGCTGATGCGCAAAGCACTGAGTGATCTTGCGGACCAAGGACTGGAACGGCAGATGGCACATCATCTCGCCCAGCGGGTAAAGTTGACGGCTGCAGATCTGCGTCACACTGCAGGGCAACCGGCAAGCGCCGTGGTGACCAGTCACGAAACGCTGTCTTCATCAGCGCAGGACGAATTGACAGCTGAATTGCAAACGGTTTTCCCCGACATCGCAGTGCATTTCGAGACGGATGCAAAGCAATCTCCCGGTCTGGTTCTGCGTATGGGCGGTGCGGAGCTCGCCTGGACCGTGGATTCCTATGTCGATGGGCTTGATGCCGTGATCGGAGAACAGTTGAGCAAGGCAAGCCAACCAGAAGTGCGACGCCATGAGCATTGA
- a CDS encoding F0F1 ATP synthase subunit alpha, which yields MSIEARPSETSPEMVLKALLDSPSPGPRLSEIGSVAEVGDGIAIVAGLERALSDELLQFASGVQGIVLDLEPGRLGVVLLGPSDRVAVGESVLRSHKVVSARVGHALLGRVVDALGNPQDGMGDIKSEATRPVEMDAPKILDRQAISRPLATGIKVVDAAVPIGLGQRQLVIGDRQTGKTSLAVDAILNQKSSDLICIYCATGQRGDAVAKVVGAIREGGMMERSIVMSAGDEGAAGLAYVAPYAALTMAEYFSDEGRDVLVVLDDLTHHARSYRELSLLLRRPPGREAFPGDIFYIHARLLERAGQFTPKAGGGSITVLPVVETQAENLSAYIPTNLISITDGQIYLSPRLVRKNQFPAVDLGVSVSRVGGKAQSKAFRSVAGNLRVTLSQFEELEDFARFGTRLDDATRARLTRGAAVRASLRQAERDPIPAIEQLAVLVTAMDGGFDSLSEADTFRVMTAIRTAAARDLDDTAKRISQNAPLDDDDRNRMIKIGQNARKALEEQDGANP from the coding sequence ATGAGCATTGAAGCCCGCCCTTCTGAAACCAGTCCCGAAATGGTCTTGAAGGCACTTCTGGACAGCCCGTCTCCTGGTCCGCGTCTAAGCGAGATCGGATCGGTTGCAGAAGTCGGCGACGGGATTGCGATTGTTGCCGGGTTGGAGCGCGCCCTGTCTGACGAGTTGCTTCAATTTGCCAGCGGCGTGCAGGGCATCGTTCTCGATCTCGAGCCGGGACGGCTGGGCGTTGTCCTTCTGGGACCCTCCGACCGTGTGGCCGTGGGAGAGAGCGTCTTGCGCTCGCACAAGGTTGTGAGCGCACGGGTTGGTCATGCCCTGCTGGGTCGTGTTGTCGACGCGCTTGGCAACCCGCAGGACGGCATGGGAGACATCAAGTCAGAGGCCACACGACCCGTTGAAATGGACGCGCCGAAAATTCTCGACCGGCAAGCCATTTCGCGGCCTCTGGCGACAGGCATCAAGGTGGTTGATGCTGCAGTTCCCATTGGTCTCGGTCAGCGGCAACTGGTGATCGGCGACCGGCAGACCGGCAAGACGTCGCTGGCCGTGGATGCAATCCTCAACCAGAAATCAAGCGATCTCATTTGTATCTATTGCGCCACTGGGCAGCGTGGCGATGCGGTTGCCAAGGTAGTCGGCGCGATCCGCGAGGGGGGCATGATGGAACGGTCCATCGTCATGTCCGCCGGTGATGAGGGGGCAGCAGGCCTTGCCTATGTCGCGCCCTATGCTGCGCTGACCATGGCAGAGTATTTCTCTGATGAGGGGCGGGACGTTTTGGTGGTCCTGGATGATCTCACCCATCACGCCCGGTCTTATCGTGAGCTGTCGCTGCTGCTGCGCCGTCCTCCGGGACGCGAGGCTTTTCCCGGCGATATCTTTTACATCCATGCGCGGTTGCTGGAGCGCGCGGGCCAGTTTACGCCCAAGGCCGGCGGCGGCTCGATCACCGTGCTTCCGGTGGTCGAGACCCAGGCCGAGAACCTGTCCGCCTATATTCCGACCAACCTGATTTCGATCACTGACGGACAGATCTATCTGTCGCCCCGTCTTGTGCGCAAGAACCAGTTTCCGGCCGTTGATCTGGGCGTGTCAGTCTCGCGCGTCGGCGGCAAGGCGCAAAGCAAAGCCTTCCGGTCTGTCGCTGGAAACCTGCGCGTGACCTTGTCGCAGTTCGAGGAGCTGGAGGATTTTGCCCGTTTCGGCACGCGGCTGGACGACGCGACCCGCGCGCGTCTGACACGCGGCGCTGCGGTGCGGGCGTCGTTGCGGCAGGCCGAGCGCGATCCCATCCCGGCGATCGAACAGCTTGCTGTTCTTGTCACCGCCATGGACGGCGGTTTTGACAGCTTGAGTGAGGCCGATACCTTCCGGGTCATGACGGCCATCAGAACGGCCGCCGCGCGTGATCTGGACGATACTGCAAAGCGGATCTCGCAAAACGCACCCCTGGATGACGATGACCGGAACCGGATGATCAAAATCGGGCAAAACGCGCGCAAGGCTCTGGAGGAGCAAGATGGCGCAAACCCTTGA
- a CDS encoding FoF1 ATP synthase subunit gamma gives MAQTLDTLVRRTDSIQGIRSVVHTMKTLSVINAAPYEHAALAIEAYHQTVLDGLHAFLSGAGPLDAASSDIALRVIVVFGSDHGLCGNYNEAIAAHVRQHVDKDPGEATTVLCIGAQMADALQDQGFDIENTFFPAASVDGLERLANLLTERLDEIRRASHPREIAVSLAYSARGETDVPTLKIVALLPLDPSLLHDLRTKPWDSRSLPYYSMPPGDLFRALIRNHLFASMFRAAADAMVTENAARLALMQQAEQSVDDRLEELKSDTRTLRQTEITTELLDVIIGFEALKKKKPAR, from the coding sequence ATGGCGCAAACCCTTGACACTCTGGTGCGGCGCACGGACAGCATACAAGGCATTCGCAGCGTCGTTCACACGATGAAAACTCTCTCGGTGATCAATGCGGCTCCTTACGAGCACGCCGCCCTGGCCATCGAAGCCTATCATCAAACGGTTCTGGACGGGTTGCATGCCTTCCTGTCCGGGGCCGGTCCACTGGATGCTGCGTCCTCCGACATCGCCTTGCGTGTCATTGTTGTTTTTGGCTCTGATCACGGTCTGTGCGGAAACTACAATGAGGCTATTGCCGCGCATGTGAGGCAACATGTCGACAAAGACCCCGGCGAGGCCACTACCGTGCTCTGCATTGGCGCTCAAATGGCCGATGCCCTGCAGGATCAAGGCTTCGATATTGAAAACACGTTCTTTCCTGCTGCGTCCGTCGATGGCTTGGAGCGGCTTGCAAACCTTCTGACCGAGCGGCTTGACGAGATCAGGCGGGCCAGCCATCCACGAGAAATCGCCGTGTCCCTGGCCTATTCCGCGCGCGGAGAGACGGATGTACCGACGCTTAAGATCGTAGCATTGCTGCCGCTTGACCCCTCGCTCCTGCACGATCTTCGCACAAAGCCCTGGGACTCGCGAAGCCTGCCCTATTATTCAATGCCGCCTGGCGATCTGTTCAGGGCGCTGATCCGGAATCACCTGTTTGCGAGCATGTTCCGGGCTGCTGCCGATGCCATGGTCACTGAAAACGCAGCACGGCTTGCCCTTATGCAGCAGGCCGAACAATCGGTCGACGACAGACTGGAAGAACTCAAATCCGACACGCGGACATTACGCCAAACTGAAATCACGACCGAGCTTCTCGATGTGATCATTGGGTTTGAGGCGCTGAAGAAGAAAAAGCCCGCCAGATAA
- a CDS encoding Crp/Fnr family transcriptional regulator, which translates to MTTPSAIVSTPDISTSVMNSVSNQRPDSENIFHIKKRSAYGNPSSANPIKRISTDLKRRNNLTSLFETKFFQHHFQPNNTILLHGDPIEEYYMIVSGIVRCCTINPEGARQIFRFAKKGDFLGLSDIDAWHFTAEAVDHVILKSIPHAQMKQALSKDIKLRDAVREQVCSQLEDRERQLLSMVSAKASERLFQFLCEFASSRPGTGYITLPMCRRDIADHLGLSVETVSRTFSELKRKGRIDLACSEKYKICTVPWH; encoded by the coding sequence GTGACAACACCCAGCGCAATAGTTTCAACACCAGACATTTCAACCTCAGTAATGAATTCAGTTTCAAACCAACGACCAGATTCAGAAAACATATTTCATATAAAAAAACGATCCGCCTATGGAAATCCTTCATCCGCAAATCCAATAAAGCGAATAAGTACCGATCTAAAACGACGCAACAACCTTACATCCCTTTTTGAAACCAAATTTTTTCAACACCATTTCCAGCCAAATAACACGATACTTCTTCATGGCGATCCGATTGAAGAATATTACATGATTGTTTCAGGCATAGTCCGTTGCTGCACCATTAACCCGGAAGGCGCGCGGCAAATTTTTCGTTTTGCAAAAAAGGGTGATTTCCTCGGACTTTCAGACATCGACGCCTGGCATTTCACCGCAGAAGCCGTCGACCATGTGATCTTGAAGTCCATTCCACATGCGCAGATGAAGCAGGCCTTATCAAAAGACATCAAATTGCGGGACGCCGTGAGGGAGCAGGTTTGCAGCCAGTTGGAAGATCGCGAGCGGCAACTTCTGTCGATGGTCAGCGCCAAGGCGTCTGAACGCCTGTTTCAGTTCCTGTGTGAGTTTGCGTCATCAAGGCCGGGAACCGGTTACATCACGCTGCCGATGTGCCGCCGCGACATTGCGGACCATCTCGGCTTATCGGTGGAAACAGTCAGTCGCACATTCAGCGAACTCAAACGCAAGGGCCGCATTGATCTTGCTTGCTCCGAAAAATACAAAATCTGCACGGTGCCCTGGCATTGA
- a CDS encoding ABC transporter substrate-binding protein: MNKLNSLLATTALAAMLASAAQAKTLVYCSEGSPEGFDPALYTAGTTFDASSKNIYNRLVEFNIGTTETKPGLAESYEVSEDGLEYTFKLRPGVKFHTTEFFTPSRDLNADDVIFSFERQLKEDNSFNKYVEGASWEYFNGMSMPDLLKAIEKVDDMTVKFVLNRPEAPFIANMAMDFASIMSKEYADKLEADGKASDLNQKPIGTGPFQFVAYQPDAVIRYKAHPDYWAGKEKIDDLVFAITTDASVRQQKLIAGECHVAPYPNPADLEILKSNDDLQMMEQEGLNVGYLAYNALVAPFDNAKVRKALNMAINKQAILDAVFQGSGQAAKNPIPPTMWSYNKAIEDDAYDPEAAKAMLEAEGVTDLSMKIWAMPVQRPYNPNARRMAEVIQEDFSKVGVEVEIVSYEWGEYLDKSKAKDRDGAVLLGWTGDNGDPDNFLAVLLGCDGIGGSNRAQWCNDEFEALIQKAKVVSSKEERTKLYEEAQVVFKREAPWATIAHSVVFMPMSKKVSGYVMDPLGGHWFTGVDIAE, from the coding sequence ATGAACAAGCTAAATTCACTTTTGGCCACGACCGCGCTCGCAGCGATGCTCGCATCTGCAGCGCAAGCCAAGACACTGGTCTATTGCTCGGAAGGGTCACCGGAAGGTTTTGACCCCGCTCTCTACACAGCGGGAACGACCTTCGACGCCTCGTCGAAGAATATCTACAACCGCCTGGTTGAATTCAACATCGGCACCACTGAAACCAAGCCCGGCCTCGCCGAGAGCTATGAAGTTTCCGAGGACGGTCTTGAATACACATTCAAGCTTCGTCCGGGTGTGAAGTTCCACACCACCGAATTTTTCACTCCGTCGCGTGACCTCAACGCCGACGATGTGATCTTCTCTTTCGAGCGTCAGCTGAAGGAAGACAATTCCTTCAACAAATACGTCGAAGGCGCAAGCTGGGAATATTTCAACGGCATGTCGATGCCTGATCTCCTGAAGGCGATCGAAAAGGTCGACGACATGACGGTCAAGTTCGTGCTCAACCGCCCGGAAGCGCCGTTCATCGCCAACATGGCAATGGATTTCGCCTCAATCATGTCAAAGGAATACGCCGACAAGCTTGAGGCCGACGGCAAGGCTTCGGACCTCAACCAGAAGCCGATCGGCACTGGCCCGTTCCAGTTCGTGGCCTATCAGCCCGACGCCGTGATCCGCTACAAGGCGCATCCTGACTACTGGGCAGGCAAGGAAAAGATTGACGATCTGGTGTTCGCCATCACCACCGATGCATCGGTGCGTCAGCAGAAGCTGATCGCCGGCGAATGCCACGTGGCGCCATATCCGAACCCGGCCGATCTCGAGATTCTGAAGTCAAATGATGATCTTCAGATGATGGAGCAGGAAGGCCTCAATGTCGGCTACCTGGCCTACAACGCGCTTGTCGCTCCATTCGACAACGCCAAGGTCCGCAAGGCGCTGAACATGGCGATCAACAAGCAGGCCATTCTGGACGCCGTGTTCCAGGGCTCAGGTCAGGCTGCCAAGAACCCGATCCCGCCAACCATGTGGTCCTACAACAAGGCCATTGAAGACGATGCCTATGATCCTGAAGCCGCCAAGGCGATGCTTGAGGCAGAGGGCGTGACGGATCTGTCGATGAAGATCTGGGCTATGCCGGTGCAGCGTCCCTACAACCCGAATGCCCGCCGCATGGCGGAAGTCATTCAGGAAGACTTCTCCAAGGTCGGCGTTGAAGTCGAAATCGTTTCCTACGAATGGGGCGAATACCTGGACAAATCGAAGGCCAAGGACCGCGATGGCGCGGTGCTGCTCGGCTGGACCGGCGACAATGGCGATCCGGACAACTTCCTCGCCGTGCTGCTGGGCTGCGATGGCATCGGTGGCTCGAACCGTGCGCAATGGTGCAACGACGAGTTCGAAGCGCTGATTCAGAAGGCCAAGGTCGTTTCCAGCAAGGAAGAGCGGACCAAGCTTTATGAAGAAGCTCAGGTGGTCTTCAAGCGCGAAGCGCCGTGGGCAACCATTGCCCACTCGGTTGTCTTCATGCCGATGAGCAAGAAGGTCAGCGGCTACGTGATGGATCCTCTCGGTGGCCATTGGTTCACCGGCGTCGATATCGCCGAATAA
- a CDS encoding ABC transporter permease subunit produces MLRFFLTRLGLLIPTFIGVSIVAFAFIRLLPGDPIMLLAGERGVDPARYAELQASLGFDKPLPIQYINYLGDILTGDFGTSIVTKRPVFDEFMTLFPATIELALCAIILATLVGIPAGVLAAVKRGTWLDQSVMGTALVGYSMPIFWWGLLLIILFSGILQWTPVSGRISLIYFFPPVTGFMLIDSLLSGQAGAFKSALSHLVLPTIVLATIPLAVIARQTRSAMLEVLGEDYVRTARAKGLPPRRVIGLHALRNALIPVITTIGLQVGVLLAGAILTETIFSWPGIGKWMVDSVFKRDYSVVQGGLLLIAGVIMIVNLVVDLLYGLINPRIRH; encoded by the coding sequence ATGCTGCGATTTTTCCTTACACGGCTAGGCCTTCTGATTCCGACCTTTATCGGGGTTTCGATCGTGGCTTTCGCTTTCATCCGGCTGCTGCCGGGCGACCCGATCATGTTGCTTGCCGGTGAGCGCGGCGTTGACCCCGCGCGCTATGCCGAACTGCAGGCCTCCCTCGGTTTCGACAAGCCTTTACCCATTCAATATATCAATTATCTGGGGGATATCCTGACAGGCGACTTCGGGACATCGATTGTCACCAAGCGGCCGGTGTTCGATGAGTTCATGACGCTGTTTCCGGCGACAATTGAATTGGCGCTGTGCGCCATCATCCTGGCAACGCTGGTGGGTATTCCGGCCGGGGTGCTGGCTGCTGTCAAACGCGGCACCTGGCTTGATCAAAGCGTCATGGGTACCGCGCTTGTCGGCTATTCGATGCCGATTTTCTGGTGGGGCCTTCTGCTGATCATCCTGTTTTCCGGTATCCTGCAATGGACTCCCGTCTCCGGGCGGATTTCGCTGATCTATTTCTTCCCGCCGGTTACCGGCTTCATGCTGATCGACAGTCTGCTGTCCGGGCAAGCCGGTGCCTTCAAATCCGCGCTGAGCCATCTGGTGCTGCCGACGATCGTGCTGGCCACGATCCCGCTTGCGGTGATCGCGCGGCAGACCCGTTCGGCGATGCTTGAAGTGCTGGGCGAGGACTACGTTCGAACTGCACGAGCCAAGGGTTTGCCGCCGAGACGGGTCATCGGCTTGCACGCGCTGCGAAACGCGCTGATCCCGGTGATCACCACCATTGGTCTGCAGGTGGGGGTCTTGCTGGCTGGCGCGATCCTGACCGAGACAATTTTTTCCTGGCCGGGCATCGGCAAGTGGATGGTCGATTCGGTTTTCAAACGCGATTATTCCGTGGTGCAGGGCGGCTTGCTGTTGATCGCCGGCGTCATCATGATCGTCAATCTCGTGGTTGATTTGCTGTATGGCCTGATCAATCCGCGTATCAGACATTGA